Proteins encoded by one window of Candidatus Stoquefichus sp. SB1:
- a CDS encoding MurR/RpiR family transcriptional regulator has protein sequence MTILEKLYKNENFTPTEHSIIQYLLENVHLISDMTIQQLALVTHSSNAAIIRICKKLGYRGYKDFKLALVRELESSKFINRSINFSTPFYQSETTQDIINDLSSLYRETIQLIQSHLNISDIEKISHTMINSQRIFIFAFGDSRITAMNFINKLMKINIYPILATDNYEEIAMAYNMTTQDCALFISYTGMNERFLSIQKILNQKKIPIITLTANESSPLLKQSFISITIPNMENDHKIGTFYSQISFQFILTILYSLIYKEDYTQHHHHKKMIDASSR, from the coding sequence ATGACAATCTTAGAAAAACTTTATAAAAATGAAAACTTTACGCCAACAGAACATAGCATTATCCAATATCTTTTGGAAAATGTTCATTTGATTTCTGATATGACAATTCAACAGCTGGCACTTGTCACACATTCTTCAAATGCTGCCATCATTCGAATTTGTAAAAAGTTAGGTTATCGTGGCTATAAAGATTTTAAACTTGCGTTAGTCAGAGAATTAGAATCTTCTAAATTTATCAATCGTTCCATTAATTTTAGCACTCCTTTTTATCAGTCTGAAACAACACAAGATATTATCAATGATCTTTCTTCCCTCTATCGTGAAACCATCCAACTGATTCAAAGTCATTTGAATATATCAGATATTGAAAAAATCAGCCATACTATGATCAACAGTCAAAGAATTTTTATCTTTGCTTTTGGTGACTCACGTATTACTGCCATGAATTTTATCAACAAATTAATGAAAATCAACATTTACCCTATTTTAGCAACTGATAATTATGAAGAAATTGCAATGGCTTATAATATGACTACTCAAGATTGTGCCCTTTTTATTTCCTATACAGGTATGAATGAACGTTTTCTCTCTATTCAAAAAATTCTTAATCAAAAAAAGATTCCTATCATCACTTTAACTGCCAATGAAAGCAGTCCATTATTAAAGCAAAGTTTTATTTCTATTACGATTCCAAATATGGAAAACGATCATAAAATTGGCACTTTTTATTCACAGATTTCCTTTCAGTTTATTTTAACAATTCTTTATTCTCTTATCTATAAAGAAGATTATACCCAGCATCACCATCATAAAAAGATGATTGATGCCTCTTCACGATAA
- a CDS encoding Gfo/Idh/MocA family protein, which produces MKLGILGTGMIVKDLLPMIDQLKIERIKLLGTKETLQETIHLCEQYHLDGYELDYENMLQDDIDTIYVALPNFLHYHFAKKALENGKHVIIEKPITANLNELKELITIAKEKQLFIMEAMNIHYLPAYQALKENITKIGNPKIISFNYSQYSSRYHAFQEGNILPAFDYHKAGGALMDLNVYNIHGIVGLFGKPLSIHYLANMEKGIDTSGILTLDYGHFKAISIGAKDCQAPVMLTLQGDQGVIQINTPINQLKELTFINNQKEEIKINKDEQKHRLYYEFKEFIRMIDEHDQKKVNDMLNISLIVSEIMQEARLQEGIVFDNDK; this is translated from the coding sequence ATGAAACTCGGTATTTTAGGTACTGGCATGATTGTTAAAGATTTGCTGCCAATGATAGATCAATTGAAGATTGAACGAATTAAACTTTTAGGAACAAAAGAAACATTACAAGAAACAATTCATTTATGTGAACAGTATCATTTAGATGGTTATGAATTGGATTATGAAAACATGCTGCAAGATGATATTGATACAATCTATGTGGCTTTGCCAAATTTTTTGCATTATCATTTTGCAAAAAAAGCTTTGGAAAATGGCAAACATGTGATTATTGAAAAGCCTATAACAGCGAATCTCAATGAATTAAAAGAACTGATCACAATCGCAAAAGAAAAACAACTGTTTATAATGGAAGCAATGAATATCCACTATTTGCCGGCTTATCAGGCACTCAAGGAAAATATCACCAAAATTGGAAATCCAAAAATTATCAGCTTCAACTATAGTCAATACTCTTCACGTTATCATGCTTTTCAAGAAGGAAATATCTTACCCGCCTTTGATTATCATAAAGCAGGTGGAGCATTGATGGATTTAAATGTCTATAACATTCACGGAATTGTCGGTTTGTTTGGGAAACCTCTCTCTATCCATTATTTAGCAAATATGGAAAAAGGTATTGATACGAGTGGTATTCTAACACTGGACTATGGTCATTTTAAAGCTATCAGTATTGGTGCTAAAGATTGTCAGGCCCCTGTGATGTTAACATTGCAAGGTGATCAGGGTGTTATTCAAATCAATACGCCAATTAATCAATTGAAAGAATTGACATTCATTAACAATCAAAAAGAAGAAATAAAGATCAATAAGGATGAACAAAAACATCGTTTATATTATGAATTCAAAGAATTTATTCGCATGATTGATGAACATGATCAAAAGAAAGTCAATGACATGCTCAATATCAGTCTTATTGTCAGTGAAATCATGCAAGAAGCTAGACTTCAAGAAGGGATCGTGTTTGATAATGACAAATAA
- a CDS encoding SDR family NAD(P)-dependent oxidoreductase, translating to MNEDVGKKIAIVTGASGGIGRTFVDELMKEELDEIWVIGRNKERLAAILQQYGQKIVCICMDLTNSQDLLSLKDQLNQRKVWVAYLINNAGIAQMKPSLHFSDEEIEQTIQLNCQVPVILSHYCIPFMKKGSKILNISSASAFQPVPYINLYASTKAFEKSYSLALSEELKSTGITVTAVCPSWVDTKMLMREINGKPVKFPGLVSPLQVVQKAMKDAKKGKDLSICSLYVHCLYYIVKFLPRHWIIKQWMYSLRKFKED from the coding sequence ATGAATGAAGATGTTGGTAAAAAAATTGCTATAGTGACAGGGGCAAGCGGTGGAATTGGGAGAACTTTTGTTGATGAACTTATGAAAGAAGAACTTGATGAGATTTGGGTGATTGGCAGAAATAAAGAACGTTTAGCTGCTATTTTACAACAATATGGTCAAAAGATAGTGTGTATTTGTATGGATTTAACGAATTCACAGGATTTGTTGTCTTTAAAAGATCAACTGAATCAACGTAAGGTTTGGGTTGCATATCTCATTAATAATGCAGGAATTGCACAAATGAAGCCATCTCTTCATTTTAGTGATGAGGAAATAGAACAAACAATTCAATTGAATTGCCAAGTTCCTGTTATATTAAGTCATTATTGTATTCCGTTTATGAAAAAAGGCAGTAAAATATTGAATATTTCTTCTGCTTCAGCGTTTCAACCTGTTCCATATATCAATCTCTATGCTTCTACTAAAGCTTTTGAAAAAAGTTATTCCTTAGCACTGAGTGAAGAATTAAAGTCAACAGGAATCACTGTCACTGCTGTTTGTCCAAGTTGGGTTGATACAAAAATGCTAATGCGAGAAATTAATGGCAAACCAGTGAAATTTCCTGGTCTTGTGAGTCCTCTTCAAGTTGTTCAAAAGGCGATGAAAGATGCTAAGAAGGGAAAAGATTTATCAATTTGTTCCTTATATGTCCACTGTCTTTATTATATTGTTAAGTTTTTGCCAAGACATTGGATTATCAAGCAGTGGATGTATTCACTGCGTAAGTTTAAAGAGGATTAA
- a CDS encoding MATE family efflux transporter, whose amino-acid sequence MNNQLTKGSITKSLLLFSLPMILGNLLQQFYNIADTFIVGQYLGSNALAAVGSSFTIMTFLTSIILGLCMGSGILFSMLFGAKQHDKMKTAFFVSFIGIAIMAIILQLLCLLFIHPILSFLNIPSDIYQQTYDYLFIIFWGFFFSFLYNYFSSVLRALGNSRIPLLFLAIATLINIVLDIFFIVQMHLGVSGAAIATIIAQAMSGTGIMLYVCLTQKELLPQKHHCYFDRDIFMKIRDYSLLTCIQQSVMNFGILMIQGLVNSFGVITMSAFAAAVKIDSFAYMPVQDFGNAFSTFIAQNKGAHLEDRIQKGLKSAIVISTIFCLMISCGVFVFAKELMMIFIHPQEVQIIQQGIQYLQIEGICYLGIGCLFLLYGYYRGVGKPGISVILTVISLGTRVLLAYLFAPTLGTLVIWWAIPIGWFLADITGILYGIKKEKWFQTQQIEKNKIMEGENI is encoded by the coding sequence ATGAATAATCAGTTAACAAAAGGATCTATTACAAAATCACTATTATTGTTTTCTTTACCAATGATATTAGGAAATTTGTTACAACAATTTTATAATATAGCTGATACATTTATTGTTGGACAATACCTTGGTTCAAATGCTTTAGCTGCCGTGGGTTCCTCGTTTACAATCATGACTTTCTTAACTTCTATTATTTTAGGATTATGTATGGGAAGTGGAATTTTATTTTCTATGCTTTTTGGAGCAAAACAACATGATAAAATGAAAACAGCCTTTTTTGTTTCTTTTATTGGTATTGCAATCATGGCTATTATTCTCCAATTATTATGCTTACTGTTTATTCATCCTATCTTATCATTTCTCAATATCCCTTCAGATATTTATCAACAAACCTATGATTATTTATTCATTATCTTTTGGGGCTTCTTCTTTAGTTTTCTTTATAATTACTTTTCATCTGTACTGCGAGCTTTAGGTAATTCAAGAATTCCCTTGTTATTTCTTGCGATTGCAACACTTATTAATATTGTTTTAGATATTTTCTTCATTGTTCAGATGCACCTAGGTGTCAGTGGTGCAGCCATTGCGACAATTATTGCCCAGGCAATGAGTGGGACTGGAATAATGTTATATGTCTGCTTAACCCAAAAAGAACTTCTTCCCCAAAAACATCATTGTTATTTTGATCGTGATATTTTTATGAAAATAAGAGATTATTCACTTTTAACATGTATTCAGCAATCAGTTATGAACTTTGGAATTTTAATGATTCAAGGTTTAGTCAATAGTTTTGGCGTGATTACAATGTCAGCATTCGCAGCTGCTGTGAAAATAGATTCTTTTGCTTATATGCCTGTTCAAGATTTTGGTAATGCCTTTTCAACATTTATTGCCCAAAATAAAGGTGCCCATCTAGAAGATAGAATTCAAAAAGGACTCAAATCAGCTATTGTCATTTCCACAATTTTTTGTCTCATGATTTCATGTGGCGTGTTTGTTTTTGCAAAAGAACTGATGATGATTTTTATTCATCCACAAGAAGTCCAAATTATTCAACAGGGTATCCAGTATTTACAAATTGAAGGCATATGTTATTTAGGGATTGGTTGTTTATTTTTATTATATGGTTATTATCGTGGAGTTGGAAAACCTGGTATTTCTGTTATTTTAACAGTGATTTCTTTAGGAACAAGGGTTTTACTCGCCTATCTTTTTGCACCAACACTTGGAACTCTTGTGATTTGGTGGGCTATTCCTATTGGCTGGTTTCTAGCAGATATCACAGGTATTCTTTATGGCATCAAAAAAGAAAAATGGTTTCAAACACAACAAATTGAGAAGAATAAAATAATGGAAGGAGAAAACATATGA
- a CDS encoding GNAT family N-acetyltransferase, with protein sequence MRKELEFIQAENDDLYEVGMIYSRIHEDLSQTINYPRWPRGIYPTEESAQEAMDKKELYVLKENQTIIGSVILNHDQDLGYENVDWQVAAKEDEVMVVHTLAIDPRLKGKGYAGIMIQKIKYLARQQNCLALRLDLTQGNLPARNLYQKHGFYFTGIADLHRQSAGIDYSEMFEYNLKKPHDQLEMIEKVVDDFVTERDWHKYHTADNLAKSIIIEAAELLECFQWDDEYDQEHVYEELADVMIYSFQLAQFFDVDVKKMICSKMLKNKMKYPVEENL encoded by the coding sequence ATGAGAAAAGAATTAGAATTCATACAGGCAGAAAATGATGATCTTTATGAAGTTGGGATGATTTATTCAAGAATTCATGAAGATTTGAGTCAAACAATAAACTATCCTCGCTGGCCTCGAGGAATTTATCCAACTGAAGAATCTGCTCAAGAAGCAATGGATAAAAAAGAACTCTATGTTTTAAAGGAAAATCAAACAATCATTGGTTCAGTTATTTTAAATCATGATCAAGATTTAGGATATGAAAATGTAGATTGGCAAGTTGCTGCAAAAGAAGATGAAGTTATGGTTGTTCATACGCTTGCGATTGATCCTAGATTGAAAGGAAAAGGATATGCAGGAATTATGATTCAAAAAATCAAGTATCTTGCAAGACAACAAAACTGTTTAGCTTTACGTTTAGATTTAACGCAGGGGAATTTACCAGCAAGAAATTTATATCAGAAACATGGTTTTTATTTTACAGGTATTGCTGATTTACATCGTCAAAGTGCTGGTATAGATTATAGTGAAATGTTTGAATATAATTTGAAAAAGCCACATGATCAATTAGAAATGATTGAAAAAGTGGTAGATGATTTTGTGACAGAACGTGATTGGCATAAATATCATACAGCAGATAATCTAGCTAAATCAATTATTATTGAAGCAGCAGAATTATTGGAATGTTTTCAATGGGATGATGAATATGATCAGGAACATGTTTATGAGGAATTGGCGGATGTCATGATTTATAGTTTTCAATTGGCTCAGTTTTTTGATGTTGATGTGAAAAAGATGATTTGTTCAAAGATGCTTAAAAATAAAATGAAGTATCCTGTTGAAGAGAATTTATAA
- a CDS encoding TetR/AcrR family transcriptional regulator: MPKSPEKCQEIREEMRSRILHDSMLYFAKNGFSGTKISDLSKYIGIAQGTIYVYFQSKEELFHEIFSLIHNKQDIQELKVLTLLPISAKQKIHQLSKSIWKKLEEDESYAAKVALNTQAMFEENNYISQKTTYQSDLYKYVAKMIQQGQKEKTVVEGSPMKLADYYWGVVYLYALKKLFTTKYEMITVKDLERILLKDE, translated from the coding sequence ATGCCTAAGTCTCCTGAAAAATGTCAGGAAATTCGTGAGGAAATGCGTTCTAGAATTTTACATGATTCAATGTTGTATTTTGCTAAGAATGGTTTTTCTGGTACAAAAATAAGTGATTTATCAAAATATATTGGAATAGCTCAAGGAACAATTTATGTTTATTTTCAATCAAAAGAAGAATTGTTTCATGAGATTTTTTCATTGATTCATAATAAGCAGGATATTCAGGAATTAAAAGTTCTGACTTTATTGCCAATATCAGCAAAACAGAAAATACATCAGTTATCAAAATCGATATGGAAAAAATTAGAAGAAGATGAAAGTTATGCAGCAAAAGTTGCATTGAATACACAAGCGATGTTTGAGGAAAATAATTATATTTCACAAAAGACAACTTATCAGTCTGATTTGTATAAGTATGTTGCTAAAATGATACAGCAAGGACAAAAGGAAAAGACTGTCGTTGAAGGGTCACCAATGAAATTGGCAGATTATTATTGGGGAGTTGTTTATCTTTATGCATTAAAAAAGTTATTTACAACGAAATATGAAATGATTACGGTTAAGGATCTTGAACGTATATTGTTAAAAGATGAGTAA
- a CDS encoding ABC transporter ATP-binding protein, giving the protein MYLDMKDIKKFYGQGESRMMVLKGIQCSIEKGEICVLLGPSGSGKSTLLNLIGGIEEIDEGNLFVGQQDLTVMSSKELGHYRRKTLGFIFQSYHLVPNLTVKENIESGAYLSSSPIDVQELLQKLGLEEHKNKYPNQLSGGQQQRTAIGRALAKNPSLLLCDEPTGALDYYTSKDILQLLERMHQDYGTTILIVTHNDAIAKMAHRVIYLKDGQIIDIQVNPHPMAAKDIEW; this is encoded by the coding sequence ATGTATTTAGATATGAAAGATATTAAAAAGTTTTATGGTCAAGGTGAAAGTCGCATGATGGTTTTAAAAGGGATTCAATGTTCAATTGAAAAAGGTGAGATATGTGTTTTGTTAGGACCTTCTGGTTCAGGAAAGTCAACATTATTAAATTTAATTGGTGGAATTGAAGAGATTGATGAAGGAAATCTTTTCGTTGGTCAACAGGATTTAACTGTGATGTCTTCAAAAGAGTTGGGACACTATCGTCGAAAAACATTGGGATTTATTTTTCAATCCTATCATCTTGTTCCTAATTTAACTGTTAAAGAAAATATTGAATCTGGAGCTTATTTAAGTTCTTCTCCGATTGATGTTCAAGAACTTTTGCAAAAATTAGGATTAGAGGAACATAAAAATAAATATCCTAATCAGCTATCAGGTGGGCAACAACAAAGGACTGCAATTGGACGTGCACTCGCAAAAAATCCAAGTCTCTTATTGTGTGATGAACCTACCGGAGCTTTAGATTATTATACATCAAAAGATATTTTGCAACTTTTGGAAAGAATGCATCAAGATTATGGGACAACAATTCTTATTGTGACACATAATGATGCAATTGCTAAGATGGCTCATCGGGTTATATATTTAAAAGATGGTCAAATCATTGATATTCAGGTAAATCCTCATCCTATGGCAGCGAAAGATATTGAATGGTAG
- a CDS encoding Gfo/Idh/MocA family oxidoreductase, which yields MTNKILTIGYIGNGKSANRYHMPFVIQRTDKIKIKKIFTLDHSKDIWDEIPGVIYTESLDDLLNDPDVQVIVISTPSAFHYDYAKKVLLSGKHCVVEKPFADTYQQAQEIFDLAKEKGLIVQCYQNRRFDSDFLTVQKVIESGKLGDLLELEMHFDYYRPYIPESVHEFSSINSYLYGHGCHTLDQVISYFGKPDHIHYDVRQLLGEGRMNDYFDLDLYYGTLKVSVKSSYFRVKERPSFVIYGKKGMFVKEKKDKQEEHLKLFYMPSHDDFGVDLPGEYGTLTYYDEKGYHEEKVVSVNGDYGRYYDALYETIINGKEPLVKPEQTLLQIEILEKGIANLK from the coding sequence ATGACAAATAAAATTTTAACTATTGGATATATTGGAAATGGAAAGAGCGCCAATCGCTACCATATGCCTTTTGTAATACAGAGAACTGATAAAATAAAAATTAAGAAAATCTTTACTTTAGATCATTCTAAGGATATTTGGGATGAAATCCCTGGTGTCATCTATACTGAGAGTCTTGATGATCTTTTGAATGATCCTGATGTTCAGGTCATTGTTATCTCTACTCCTTCTGCTTTTCATTATGATTATGCTAAGAAGGTTCTTCTCTCTGGTAAACATTGTGTTGTCGAGAAACCTTTCGCTGATACTTATCAGCAGGCTCAGGAAATCTTTGATTTGGCTAAGGAAAAAGGGCTGATTGTTCAATGCTATCAAAATCGTCGATTTGACAGTGATTTCCTCACTGTTCAAAAAGTCATTGAATCAGGTAAACTCGGTGATTTATTAGAACTGGAAATGCATTTTGATTACTATCGTCCTTACATTCCTGAATCAGTTCATGAATTCAGTTCCATCAATTCCTATCTTTATGGACATGGCTGTCATACCCTTGATCAAGTGATTTCTTATTTTGGAAAACCAGATCATATTCATTATGATGTCAGACAATTGTTAGGTGAAGGACGCATGAATGACTACTTTGATTTGGATTTGTACTATGGGACATTAAAAGTTTCAGTGAAATCAAGTTACTTTAGAGTGAAGGAAAGACCTAGCTTTGTAATTTATGGGAAAAAGGGAATGTTTGTGAAGGAGAAAAAAGATAAACAGGAAGAACACTTGAAATTATTCTATATGCCTTCTCATGATGACTTTGGTGTAGACTTGCCAGGTGAATATGGAACACTGACATATTATGATGAGAAAGGTTATCATGAAGAAAAGGTTGTTTCAGTGAATGGTGATTATGGACGTTACTATGATGCTTTATACGAAACAATTATCAATGGAAAAGAACCACTTGTCAAACCTGAACAAACACTTTTACAAATTGAGATACTCGAAAAAGGAATTGCCAATTTAAAATAA
- a CDS encoding carboxypeptidase M32, whose protein sequence is MNYQDLETFILKRQALSQALTLFSWDQETEAPEDSMEQTTTYVGILSNELFQLITNPQVRTLLTDLSQQELPVHQKAVVREWLKDIQRLEKIPAEKYQAHQELLMRAQNIWQKAKKENNYELFMPYLQQIVENEKEFATYRQKDNEKLYDILLNDFEPGFLSSHLDEFFQQLKQEIVPLLQRIQNAQYTVDNSFNTQSFDIAKQKQFNRWLAQYVGFDFHKGVIKESEHPFTTNFHNKDVRITTHYYENNLESAIFSTIHESGHAIYEMNIADEITMTPIGTGASMGMHESQSRFYENVIGRSPQFWKSIYPKLQETFPQQLNEISFEKFIEGINRVETSLIRTEADELTYALHIMVRYELEKKMFEEDIDFQKLPELWNQLYQEYLGVTPPNDSEGILQDIHWAGGDFGYFPSYAIGSAVAAQIYAYMQKHTAIDEWIETGNFEALKNYLRDHLHQYGAIYNTNELLLQLTQETFNPQYYIDYLKNKYTQLYHL, encoded by the coding sequence ATGAACTATCAAGATTTAGAAACATTCATTTTAAAACGTCAAGCACTTAGTCAAGCATTAACATTATTTTCATGGGATCAGGAAACAGAGGCACCTGAAGATTCAATGGAACAAACAACAACCTATGTTGGTATATTATCAAATGAACTCTTTCAACTGATTACCAATCCTCAAGTCCGCACACTCTTAACTGATTTAAGCCAGCAGGAATTACCAGTCCATCAAAAAGCAGTTGTCAGAGAATGGCTCAAAGATATTCAACGTCTTGAAAAAATTCCAGCCGAGAAATATCAAGCGCATCAGGAGCTCCTTATGCGTGCTCAGAATATTTGGCAAAAGGCCAAAAAAGAAAACAATTATGAATTATTTATGCCCTATTTACAACAGATTGTTGAAAACGAAAAAGAATTTGCAACTTATCGTCAAAAAGACAATGAAAAACTATATGATATTTTACTAAATGATTTTGAGCCTGGTTTCTTAAGTTCTCATCTAGATGAATTTTTTCAACAATTAAAGCAAGAGATTGTGCCATTATTGCAACGTATTCAAAATGCTCAATATACAGTTGACAATTCATTCAATACACAATCTTTTGATATCGCAAAACAAAAACAATTTAACCGTTGGCTGGCCCAATATGTTGGTTTTGATTTTCATAAAGGTGTCATTAAGGAAAGCGAACATCCATTTACAACCAATTTTCATAACAAGGATGTCCGCATTACAACCCATTATTATGAAAACAATTTAGAGAGTGCTATTTTTTCAACAATTCATGAAAGTGGTCATGCCATTTATGAAATGAATATTGCTGATGAGATTACAATGACTCCGATTGGTACAGGTGCATCTATGGGAATGCATGAATCACAATCGCGTTTTTATGAAAATGTGATTGGGCGTAGTCCACAGTTTTGGAAATCGATTTATCCAAAATTACAAGAAACATTCCCACAACAACTTAATGAAATTTCCTTTGAAAAATTTATCGAAGGGATTAATCGGGTTGAAACCAGTTTGATTCGTACTGAAGCAGATGAATTAACTTATGCTCTCCATATTATGGTCCGTTATGAACTTGAAAAGAAAATGTTTGAAGAAGATATTGATTTTCAAAAATTACCTGAACTTTGGAATCAACTCTATCAAGAATATTTAGGTGTGACTCCACCAAATGATAGTGAAGGTATTTTACAGGATATTCATTGGGCTGGTGGAGATTTTGGATATTTCCCAAGTTACGCAATTGGAAGTGCTGTTGCTGCCCAAATCTATGCTTACATGCAAAAACATACTGCTATTGATGAATGGATTGAAACAGGAAACTTTGAAGCACTCAAAAACTACTTGCGTGATCATCTTCATCAGTATGGTGCTATTTACAACACCAATGAACTCTTATTACAATTGACTCAAGAAACATTTAACCCTCAATATTACATTGATTATCTTAAAAATAAATATACACAACTCTATCACTTATAA
- a CDS encoding TetR/AcrR family transcriptional regulator, producing MVHKDDTREKLLACAKTEFLECGYQKASLRHICKEAGVTTGALYFFFKDKADLYETLVHDFASEMMEMLKNHTTQEDQMYQQTFQYEKDFDIAFGQQLISAYYAHQDIGQLLIHCSQGTPYEHYFDQIIDFLEEHNRKVISHLTGISQSVFNECTMHWLSHLQVEAFLHVLSHDFSEEKALAQIEIVVTFLRGGFNALMQEALQRK from the coding sequence ATGGTTCATAAAGATGATACAAGAGAAAAGTTACTAGCATGTGCAAAAACTGAATTTTTAGAATGTGGTTATCAAAAAGCATCACTTCGTCACATATGTAAAGAAGCAGGTGTGACAACAGGTGCACTTTATTTTTTCTTTAAAGATAAAGCCGATCTTTATGAGACATTAGTTCATGATTTTGCATCTGAAATGATGGAAATGTTAAAGAATCATACAACTCAAGAAGATCAAATGTATCAACAGACTTTTCAATATGAAAAGGATTTTGATATTGCATTTGGACAACAGTTAATTTCTGCTTATTATGCTCATCAGGATATTGGACAACTATTGATTCATTGTTCACAAGGAACACCGTATGAGCATTACTTTGACCAGATTATTGATTTTTTAGAAGAACATAACCGTAAAGTGATAAGTCATTTGACAGGAATAAGCCAGTCAGTTTTTAATGAATGTACTATGCATTGGTTGTCTCATTTACAAGTCGAAGCATTCTTGCATGTTTTATCTCATGATTTTAGTGAAGAAAAAGCACTTGCACAAATAGAAATTGTTGTGACTTTTTTAAGAGGTGGATTTAATGCACTGATGCAAGAAGCATTACAAAGGAAGTAA